The Klebsiella quasivariicola region GCGTATCTGATCCTCGGGTCTATCACCCTGAGCTTCACCCTGCTCTCATTCATCACCTTGCGCGGCGGTAAAAGCCTGCTGCCTGCTGCGGAGACGCAGACCCCCGCCTGACCGACGCGCCCGTCAGGGATGACAGGGCTCACTCAACAATCCGCGTCTCCCCGTCGCGATTCTCCAGCGCATAGCGCTGACACGGCGCCCCGGCGGCAATCAGCGCCGCCAGCTCTGCCGAGTGGCTGGTCAGCCAGATCTGGCTGTAACGGGATGCCTCGATAATCAGCCGGGCCAGCGCGGGCAACATGTCGCGATGCAGGCTGTTCTCCGGTTCATTGATTGCCAGAAAGGCCGGCGGGCGCGGACTGAGCAGCGCAACGGCGAGGCACAGAAAGCGCAGCGTGCCGTCGGACATCTCCGCCGCCAGCAGCGGGCGGCGGATCCCTTCGCGGCGCATTTTCAGAACGAAACGCGAGTACTCGTTTTCACAGTAAAACTGACAGCCGGGAAAGGCGTCCGCGAGGATCGCATACATCATCTCTTCCGCGCCAATTTCGACAATGGTCTGAAAGGCGGCCGCCAGGTTGTGACCATCGCTGTCGAGCACCGGTGAACGGTATCCTACGGCCGGCTGGCGCAGCGGCGAGTGGCGGCCGATGGCGAACTCATGATAAAACCGCCAGCGACGCAGGGTCTCGCGCACCCGCGACACTTCGGGAAAACGATGCGGTTCGCCGAGCTGACCAAATACCGACTCGTTTTCATAAATGCTTTCGGTGAAAGTACTTTTCTCCCCCGTCACATCGACGAGGAACGCCGCCTGATTTTTACGTTGTAATACGCGAGAGGAAGGCCGGCGGGCGTAGCCGGCCAGCCAGATGTTCTCTTCTTTAACGATCGGATCGAGCATGAACTGCGTCGGATAGGGTAATTTTTCCGGGAAACCTATCTGCAGCTCATAATCAAAGCTGTCCGTCCGGCAGGCGATTTGCAGCCGCCGGGGGTGGCGATCAACCGGCGAACGCTCCCCGGACCACATCATATTCTCCAGACCGCCCTCTTCGCTGATAAATCCCGACAGCCTGCCGTCAGCGGCGGCGGTCAGCAGGTGGATGGCGTTATAAATATTGGATTTACCGCAGCCGTTGGGGCCGAAGACAATGTTCAGCGGCCCAAGCTCCAGCGCGATATCCCTCACTGAGCGAAAGTTTTGAATACGGATGTACTGGATCATGATGCGTCCTGCCCAAAGAAGAAGGCTGCCACGGTAGCACAGCGGCGCCAGAGAGCCCCTGTCACATCCCTTTCAGGCATGGTTTAACAGAACATTTTTTTCATTCCACGGGTCAGAGCCACCCGCGTCAGCTTATCGCTATCCTGATGGGCGTCACTGAAGACGCCAAAGAAATAACGTTCATCGTCAATGGTTTGACTTACGATGCGATAGCTCAGCGGTTGCCCGGATGGCGCACCATACTGCGCAGGCGTCACCGAGACCTCGGTCGCGTCATCGGCGACGCTGACCAACAGCCCGTCGGCCTTACCTCCCACCAGCATGACCTTAATTATCGGGTGCACCAGTTCCTCCCGGTATGGTGTATATCATTGACGAACCGCGGAGACCGGCGGGCGTTATCGTCAGCAAGCGGCGCTAGCCAGAGTGCGGTATTACGTACTTTCTTATAGTTCATCGCGGCCTTGAGTCAAAAAATAGCGTGCTGAGGCTGGGCTAAATATTGATTATTCGAAATAAAAGATGACAAATGATGAAGGAAAAAAGAGGAATTGTGAATCAGCAAAACGCCGGGTTATTCTTATTTGTCGCTCCTTTGCTCGCCTTTATCGGCCCTCACTCAAGGAAGTATTGCGGTTATGCGTTATGTTCGCCTGTGTGTTATCTCCCTGTTAGCCAACCTGCCACTAGCGGTATACGCCGGTCCACAGCCGCTTGAGCAGATTAAACAAAGCGAAAGCCAGCTGTCGGGCCGCGTGGGGATGGTGGAAATGGATCTGGCCA contains the following coding sequences:
- a CDS encoding AAA family ATPase is translated as MIQYIRIQNFRSVRDIALELGPLNIVFGPNGCGKSNIYNAIHLLTAAADGRLSGFISEEGGLENMMWSGERSPVDRHPRRLQIACRTDSFDYELQIGFPEKLPYPTQFMLDPIVKEENIWLAGYARRPSSRVLQRKNQAAFLVDVTGEKSTFTESIYENESVFGQLGEPHRFPEVSRVRETLRRWRFYHEFAIGRHSPLRQPAVGYRSPVLDSDGHNLAAAFQTIVEIGAEEMMYAILADAFPGCQFYCENEYSRFVLKMRREGIRRPLLAAEMSDGTLRFLCLAVALLSPRPPAFLAINEPENSLHRDMLPALARLIIEASRYSQIWLTSHSAELAALIAAGAPCQRYALENRDGETRIVE